One window from the genome of Cyclobacterium amurskyense encodes:
- a CDS encoding efflux RND transporter periplasmic adaptor subunit — translation MAKKKSNKLIYILLGIVAVLVIVMVVGKQAGWIGGEKPLEVQIGKVSKKDIVEKVSASGVVQPETEVKMSPDVAGEIIELNVNEGDSVKVGDLLVKIRPDNFISALDRAQANLNQQMANLAQSRASLKRAEAQYNRSKLNYDRNLSLYNDKVISDADFEQIKADFLTAENDLEASKQSVIASEFIVKSAKASVDEAGENLRLTNVYSPTDGIVSNLLVEKGERVVGTAQMAGTEMLRIADLSKMEVRVNVNENDIVRISMNDTTLIEVDSYSSTGKKFTGVVTAIANSANEKVSTDAVTEFEVRIRIINESYKDLVSNENPFPFRPGMTASVEIITDKKVGVLAIPLAAVTVRTGQEIESGEGEGNMKELVFLKNDNKAKIQEVKTGISDFENIEILEGLEEGQEVIVGPYFVVSTQLENDKEVTVSVPEGADSKK, via the coding sequence ATGGCCAAGAAAAAGTCAAATAAATTAATTTACATTTTACTAGGGATTGTTGCTGTCTTAGTGATAGTAATGGTTGTTGGAAAGCAAGCCGGATGGATAGGAGGAGAGAAGCCTTTGGAAGTGCAAATAGGTAAAGTTAGTAAAAAAGACATTGTTGAAAAGGTAAGTGCCTCAGGAGTGGTACAACCGGAAACAGAGGTTAAAATGAGTCCTGACGTTGCTGGTGAAATCATTGAATTAAATGTTAATGAGGGTGATTCTGTAAAAGTCGGGGACCTATTGGTTAAAATAAGGCCTGATAATTTCATTTCTGCCTTAGACCGAGCTCAAGCCAATTTGAATCAGCAAATGGCTAATTTAGCCCAATCAAGGGCAAGTCTAAAACGTGCCGAAGCTCAATATAATAGGTCCAAGCTTAATTACGATAGAAACCTCTCTTTGTATAATGATAAGGTTATTTCTGATGCTGATTTTGAACAGATAAAGGCTGATTTTCTAACAGCAGAGAACGACCTTGAAGCATCAAAGCAGTCTGTTATTGCATCAGAATTTATCGTGAAAAGTGCGAAAGCCTCTGTAGATGAAGCTGGTGAAAATCTTAGGTTAACCAATGTTTATTCTCCAACTGATGGGATTGTGTCCAACCTTCTCGTGGAGAAAGGGGAAAGGGTAGTAGGGACAGCTCAAATGGCCGGAACAGAGATGTTACGGATTGCTGATTTGTCAAAAATGGAGGTAAGAGTAAATGTAAATGAAAATGATATTGTTCGAATAAGTATGAATGATACTACTTTAATAGAAGTGGATTCCTACTCCTCTACAGGTAAAAAATTCACAGGAGTAGTTACAGCAATTGCCAATTCTGCCAATGAAAAGGTAAGTACAGATGCTGTGACAGAATTTGAGGTTCGAATTCGAATTATAAATGAGTCTTATAAAGATTTGGTGTCTAATGAAAACCCATTCCCTTTTCGCCCTGGGATGACAGCAAGTGTAGAGATCATTACCGATAAGAAGGTCGGTGTTTTAGCTATACCACTTGCCGCGGTAACAGTGAGGACTGGACAAGAAATTGAATCAGGTGAGGGCGAAGGAAATATGAAGGAATTGGTGTTCTTGAAAAATGACAATAAAGCCAAAATTCAAGAAGTAAAAACAGGGATTTCCGATTTTGAAAATATTGAAATTTTGGAAGGACTGGAGGAAGGTCAAGAAGTTATTGTAGGTCCTTATTTTGTTGTCAGTACCCAACTTGAAAATGACAAAGAAGTGACTGTATCTGTACCTGAAGGGGCCGATAGTAAAAAATAA
- a CDS encoding TolC family protein produces the protein MKKHILLLLLFVSGLSTVVFSQDNSGKLTLEQSVEIALENNLNLKRSEMNLMSSEATLLESKGQMLPSFSMGASSGFRWGRSINPVTNDFESRRIGNVNISGNSSLPIYSGGRVRNSIQQAKLNVEVNKLNVETARNNITLNAINLFINIAFSMEQLNIAQSQLKTSTDQLARTKSLVMAGALPKADQLDLEAQKATNELEVINAENNLRIAKLNLSQALQLPFTDSFGIIIPEVGIDGLEIGNIGVGEVYSIAESRLPQIKAAILSVKSAEYGVKIAKGAFAPSLSLSANVFSNYVDQSTFMTPDPLIQQFENNLSQSANIGLNIPVFSNFRNKAGVQRARVQKRLSEIQEMEAKNLLRQDIESAYTSAYAAEQSYRSSLVRVEALGESFRMAQQRFEVGAINAVDFQVAQNNLFNAEADLVTAKYQYVFSVKVLDFYLGNPLTL, from the coding sequence ATGAAAAAGCATATTTTACTGCTATTGCTATTTGTTTCAGGATTGTCCACTGTGGTTTTCTCTCAAGATAATTCAGGTAAATTGACTTTGGAACAAAGTGTTGAGATTGCCTTGGAGAATAACTTAAACCTCAAAAGGTCTGAAATGAACCTGATGAGTTCTGAAGCAACTTTATTGGAATCAAAAGGACAGATGTTACCCTCTTTTTCTATGGGAGCAAGTTCTGGTTTTCGTTGGGGTAGGTCAATTAACCCGGTAACAAATGATTTTGAAAGTAGAAGAATTGGAAACGTAAATATTTCAGGAAATTCCAGCTTACCTATTTATTCAGGAGGTAGAGTAAGAAATAGTATTCAACAAGCCAAATTAAATGTAGAGGTCAATAAGCTTAATGTGGAGACCGCGAGGAATAACATTACTTTGAATGCCATTAACCTCTTTATCAATATTGCCTTTTCCATGGAGCAGTTAAATATTGCTCAATCTCAACTTAAAACAAGTACGGATCAGTTAGCAAGAACCAAAAGCCTGGTTATGGCAGGGGCCTTACCTAAGGCTGATCAGCTGGATTTGGAAGCTCAAAAAGCAACCAATGAGTTGGAAGTAATCAATGCGGAAAACAATTTGCGAATCGCAAAGTTAAATCTATCTCAGGCACTACAATTGCCATTTACTGATTCATTTGGTATAATTATTCCCGAGGTTGGTATTGATGGTTTAGAGATTGGTAATATAGGCGTGGGTGAAGTTTATTCCATTGCGGAGAGTAGGTTACCTCAGATCAAAGCAGCCATATTGTCTGTAAAGAGTGCAGAGTATGGAGTCAAGATCGCCAAGGGAGCCTTTGCTCCAAGTTTAAGTCTAAGTGCCAATGTGTTTTCCAATTATGTAGATCAGAGTACATTTATGACTCCAGATCCTTTAATTCAACAATTTGAAAACAATTTATCTCAATCAGCAAATATTGGTTTGAACATTCCTGTGTTTTCAAATTTCCGAAACAAGGCAGGGGTGCAAAGGGCACGTGTGCAAAAACGTTTGAGTGAAATCCAGGAAATGGAAGCGAAAAATCTTTTAAGGCAGGATATTGAATCTGCCTATACCTCTGCCTATGCTGCCGAGCAATCTTACAGAAGCTCATTGGTGAGGGTTGAAGCTCTCGGTGAATCATTTAGAATGGCACAACAACGCTTTGAAGTTGGGGCTATCAATGCCGTTGATTTTCAAGTTGCGCAAAACAATTTATTCAATGCAGAAGCAGACCTGGTTACTGCAAAATACCAGTATGTTTTTAGCGTCAAAGTACTGGATTTTTATTTAGGAAATCCTCTTACACTTTAA
- a CDS encoding glycosyltransferase family 4 protein, with translation MPKLIRITTVPISLKLLLKNQMSYMSDKGFDVLMVSGEGKEWFDVLKNEKGIRKEVIPFTRKITPVKDIYCLWLLFKLFKREKPDIVHTHTPKAGLLGMIAAKLAGVPVKIHTLAGLPFIVEKGRKAKFLSDIEKITYRFADEVWPNSHSLMKFIVEKKLVNPKKVRVISEGSSNGVDLEVFDRNNLQENHLVAATMRIVPGDDDFLILSVGRLVKDKGIADLVEAFIQSKIVNRSKLILLGDFEQDLNPLDPKTINQITDHPRIVHVPWTNHVAHYMAISDVLIHPSYREGFPNVLLESGAMCCPIICSDIPGNTDLVKHKKTALVFQVGLVSALKEAMEFAFVRRADMQGYAENLYQRVIDKFERKSIQKEIYNAYNRLLEAK, from the coding sequence ATGCCGAAGTTAATTAGGATCACAACTGTTCCCATTTCTCTCAAATTATTATTAAAAAATCAAATGAGTTACATGTCAGATAAAGGGTTTGACGTGCTAATGGTTAGTGGGGAAGGAAAGGAATGGTTTGATGTATTAAAAAACGAAAAAGGCATAAGGAAAGAAGTGATCCCTTTCACTAGGAAGATTACCCCAGTTAAGGATATTTACTGTTTATGGTTACTTTTCAAGCTTTTTAAAAGGGAAAAACCAGATATCGTACATACGCATACCCCTAAAGCTGGTTTACTTGGGATGATTGCTGCTAAATTGGCAGGGGTTCCTGTTAAGATTCATACCTTAGCAGGACTCCCTTTTATCGTTGAAAAGGGGAGGAAGGCAAAATTTTTGTCAGATATTGAGAAAATTACTTATCGTTTTGCAGATGAAGTTTGGCCAAATTCTCACTCATTAATGAAATTCATTGTGGAGAAAAAACTGGTTAACCCAAAGAAGGTAAGGGTGATTAGTGAAGGGTCTTCAAATGGGGTTGACTTAGAAGTTTTTGATAGGAACAACCTTCAGGAAAATCATTTGGTTGCGGCCACCATGAGAATTGTGCCGGGGGATGATGATTTTCTTATTTTATCAGTGGGTAGGTTAGTAAAGGATAAAGGAATAGCAGATTTGGTGGAAGCTTTTATCCAGTCAAAGATAGTCAACAGGTCAAAATTAATATTGTTGGGAGATTTTGAACAAGACCTAAACCCACTTGATCCTAAAACGATTAACCAGATAACTGATCATCCAAGGATAGTACATGTGCCTTGGACAAATCATGTAGCGCATTATATGGCTATCTCTGATGTATTGATTCATCCCTCCTACAGAGAGGGATTTCCCAATGTGTTGCTAGAATCGGGAGCGATGTGTTGCCCAATAATATGTTCAGACATCCCTGGAAATACTGATTTGGTTAAGCATAAAAAAACAGCCTTAGTATTTCAGGTAGGACTAGTATCTGCCTTGAAGGAAGCCATGGAATTTGCATTTGTAAGAAGGGCAGACATGCAGGGGTATGCTGAAAATCTCTACCAACGTGTAATTGATAAATTTGAAAGAAAATCCATTCAAAAAGAAATTTATAATGCTTATAATCGCTTATTGGAAGCGAAATAA
- a CDS encoding thymidylate synthase, producing the protein MQQYHQLLQHILDHGIKKGDRTGTGTLSVFGYQMRYDLSKGFPLVTTKKCHTRSIFHELLWFLAGDTNIQYLKDNKVSIWDEWADENGDLGPVYGYQWRHWPDGKGGEIDQIKNLIDQIKKNPNSRRLIVSAWNVADVDQMALPPCHLLFQFYVADGKLSCQLYQRSADVFLGVPFNIASYALFLVMVAQVCNLEPGEFIHTLGDAHLYNNHLDQARLQLSRECRPLPQLKLNPEVKDIFSFKYEDIELLNYDPHPRIKAEVSV; encoded by the coding sequence ATGCAACAATATCACCAGTTATTACAACATATATTGGACCACGGTATCAAAAAAGGAGATCGAACAGGTACAGGCACATTAAGTGTTTTTGGATACCAAATGAGGTATGATTTATCAAAAGGATTTCCTTTGGTGACTACTAAAAAATGCCATACACGTTCGATTTTCCATGAATTACTTTGGTTTTTGGCCGGTGATACCAATATCCAATACCTAAAGGACAATAAGGTTTCTATCTGGGATGAATGGGCAGATGAAAATGGTGACTTAGGCCCTGTTTATGGATACCAGTGGAGGCATTGGCCTGATGGTAAAGGAGGAGAAATTGATCAGATTAAAAATCTTATTGATCAAATAAAGAAAAATCCCAACTCTAGACGACTTATTGTAAGCGCATGGAATGTAGCCGATGTGGATCAAATGGCTTTACCACCTTGCCATTTGTTGTTTCAATTTTATGTAGCTGATGGTAAATTGTCTTGTCAATTGTATCAGCGAAGCGCGGATGTCTTTCTAGGAGTGCCGTTTAACATCGCATCTTATGCCTTGTTTTTGGTTATGGTTGCACAAGTGTGTAATCTTGAACCAGGTGAGTTTATTCATACTTTGGGAGATGCTCATCTTTATAACAATCACTTGGATCAGGCAAGACTTCAACTTAGCAGAGAATGTAGACCATTGCCTCAGTTAAAGTTAAATCCTGAGGTAAAAGATATTTTTTCTTTTAAATATGAAGACATAGAATTGCTAAACTATGATCCTCATCCAAGGATAAAAGCCGAAGTATCAGTTTAG
- a CDS encoding GumC family protein: MENLDLSQFDEQEKPIDIKYYLIKYFRYWPLYLICIIIGLIVVFLFHRYTMEKYEVKGSVMIKSNASPEVRILDRSNIFSGGENLTNDILLFSSKNLATEALQQLHFDVSYFASTNIKEIELYKNSPIKVEVDWEYPQITNRKIRINILSDTTFRLLPGENTLLDKFFMSNKYEEEERDVFRKDWKFGEDVLGEDAKFKIFLLDNLRQYDTYEFLLHSPSALIDSYSNAVQVRPLIDYGTVLEISTVTKIVEKGSDYINALMDAFLEYDLKEKNRISENALKFIEEQLYIVEDSLKSVEGRMQLFKVQNKMLDVNAEFGGVLNNIQVLEANIQAIDFELAYYKTLKSYLVNKTDSFEEIVAPSVIGITDGLFNEMIKSLVDLSLERRKLLSIVKDTHPDVEVLDQQIERLKENIFENIQNLISNTESKKKENQKKLISFDKQFSNLPKAESDYTNILREFKLRENLYTYLLEKRAEAGIAKASNVPDNSIVDYAKRGTLIYPKKTQNYTYAIGLGFFLPFGFLVLFHYLNNRVMDQIQLKNLLRIPLLGTIGYSDKNTNLLVAEHPRSLASESFRSLRSALFYIASEKKCKKILVTSSISGEGKTYISLNLASAMALSGKKTCIIGLDLRKPKLAKYLGISNKKGLSTFLVDKDSADEIILKTPYENLYAVPSGAVPPNPAELLLKDKMEGFLEKLEQQFDIIIMDCPPVGLVSETMDLLRFSDVNLYIVRHDFTHKNHLLMINDLYANDQVRNFYAIFNGLKSGGDTYDFGGYNYGYGYNYSYMKKNSYGDGYYMEEGKFKTSWLEKILAKFRA, encoded by the coding sequence ATGGAAAATCTCGATTTATCCCAGTTTGACGAACAAGAAAAGCCGATTGATATTAAATATTATTTGATCAAATACTTTAGGTATTGGCCTTTGTATTTGATCTGTATTATTATCGGATTAATTGTCGTTTTTCTTTTTCACAGGTATACAATGGAAAAGTATGAGGTAAAAGGCAGTGTAATGATTAAAAGTAATGCTTCCCCTGAAGTGAGAATTTTGGATAGGTCCAATATTTTTTCAGGTGGGGAAAACCTCACCAATGATATTTTGCTTTTTTCTTCAAAAAACCTTGCAACAGAGGCCTTGCAACAGCTTCATTTTGATGTAAGTTATTTTGCTTCTACCAATATTAAAGAAATTGAACTGTATAAAAACAGTCCTATTAAGGTAGAGGTAGATTGGGAGTATCCTCAAATAACCAATAGGAAAATAAGAATAAATATCCTTTCAGATACTACTTTTAGGTTACTTCCCGGAGAAAACACCTTGTTGGATAAATTCTTTATGAGTAATAAATATGAGGAAGAAGAACGGGATGTCTTTAGAAAGGATTGGAAGTTTGGTGAAGATGTGCTTGGTGAAGATGCTAAATTTAAAATTTTCTTACTTGACAATTTGCGACAGTATGATACCTATGAATTTTTGCTTCATTCCCCATCAGCTTTAATAGATAGTTATTCCAACGCAGTTCAGGTTAGGCCACTAATAGATTATGGTACAGTGCTGGAGATTAGTACAGTCACTAAGATTGTAGAAAAAGGAAGTGATTATATCAATGCTCTAATGGATGCTTTTCTTGAGTATGACCTCAAAGAAAAGAATAGAATTTCAGAAAATGCTTTAAAATTTATAGAGGAACAACTGTATATCGTTGAGGATTCTTTGAAATCTGTAGAAGGGAGAATGCAGCTTTTTAAGGTGCAAAATAAAATGCTCGATGTGAATGCCGAATTTGGAGGAGTACTAAACAATATTCAGGTTTTAGAAGCCAATATTCAAGCCATTGACTTTGAGTTGGCATACTATAAAACTTTGAAAAGTTACCTCGTCAATAAGACAGATTCTTTTGAAGAAATTGTAGCCCCTTCTGTGATAGGTATTACGGATGGGCTATTTAATGAGATGATTAAGTCTCTGGTAGACCTCTCATTGGAAAGAAGAAAGTTGCTTTCTATTGTTAAAGATACACATCCTGATGTCGAGGTTTTGGATCAACAAATAGAGAGATTGAAAGAGAATATTTTCGAAAATATTCAGAACCTTATTTCAAATACGGAAAGCAAGAAAAAGGAAAATCAAAAAAAATTAATCTCCTTTGATAAACAATTTTCTAATCTACCTAAGGCAGAATCGGATTACACCAATATTCTGAGAGAATTTAAATTAAGAGAAAATCTGTACACTTACTTATTAGAAAAAAGAGCAGAAGCGGGAATTGCCAAAGCATCTAATGTTCCAGATAATAGCATTGTAGACTATGCCAAAAGAGGGACACTTATTTACCCTAAAAAGACACAGAACTACACCTATGCTATTGGTTTAGGTTTTTTTCTTCCCTTTGGGTTTTTAGTTCTTTTTCATTACTTGAACAACAGGGTGATGGATCAGATCCAATTGAAAAATTTACTAAGAATCCCATTGCTAGGAACCATAGGTTACAGTGATAAAAACACCAATTTATTAGTAGCCGAACATCCTAGATCCCTAGCTTCAGAGTCTTTTAGGTCCCTTCGGTCAGCTCTTTTTTATATAGCTAGTGAAAAGAAATGCAAAAAAATATTGGTTACTTCCAGTATTTCTGGAGAGGGTAAGACTTATATTAGCTTGAACCTTGCTTCAGCTATGGCCTTAAGTGGAAAAAAAACTTGTATCATCGGGCTTGACCTTAGAAAACCTAAACTTGCTAAATACCTGGGAATCTCAAATAAAAAAGGGCTATCCACATTTTTAGTAGACAAGGACTCTGCAGATGAAATTATCCTTAAAACGCCTTATGAAAACTTATACGCAGTTCCTTCAGGAGCAGTTCCTCCAAACCCTGCTGAATTACTACTAAAGGATAAAATGGAGGGGTTTTTGGAAAAATTGGAACAACAATTTGATATCATTATTATGGATTGCCCTCCAGTAGGACTGGTTTCTGAAACGATGGATTTGCTACGTTTTTCAGATGTTAATCTTTACATAGTTAGACATGATTTTACCCACAAAAATCACTTGCTAATGATAAATGATCTATATGCAAATGATCAGGTGCGAAATTTTTATGCTATTTTTAATGGTCTGAAAAGTGGGGGAGACACCTATGATTTTGGCGGTTACAATTATGGGTATGGGTACAATTACTCTTATATGAAGAAAAACAGCTATGGTGATGGTTACTATATGGAGGAAGGAAAATTCAAAACAAGTTGGCTAGAGAAGATTCTAGCAAAATTTAGGGCTTGA
- the rfbB gene encoding dTDP-glucose 4,6-dehydratase, whose translation MEKSILITGGAGFIGSHVVRLFVKKYPNYRIVNLDCLTYAGNLENLKDIEGEKNYTFAKVDINNEDHLKEVFNDYQITDVIHLAAESHVDRSITDPLAFVRTNVMGTVNLLNTAKNHWKDKANHLFYHVSTDEVYGSLDDGGYFLETTPYDPQSPYSSSKAASDHFVRAYANTYGLKTVISNCSNNYGPNQFPEKLIPLCIHNIKQNKPLPVYGKGENIRDWLFVVDHARAIDLVFHEGITNETYNIGGFNEWKNIDIVKLLCEIMDRKLGRDKGASAQLITFVKDRAGHDQRYAIDADKINKELGWKPSLTFEVGIEETVDWYLENETWLDSVTSGDYQKYYQQHYS comes from the coding sequence ATGGAAAAATCAATATTGATTACTGGAGGTGCTGGTTTTATAGGTTCTCATGTTGTCAGACTTTTTGTAAAAAAATACCCTAACTACAGGATAGTAAATTTAGATTGCCTGACCTATGCTGGTAATTTGGAGAATTTGAAAGACATCGAAGGTGAAAAAAATTATACCTTCGCAAAAGTTGATATAAATAATGAAGACCATTTAAAAGAAGTTTTTAACGATTATCAGATTACAGATGTAATCCATTTGGCTGCAGAGTCTCATGTTGATAGGTCCATTACAGACCCGTTGGCATTTGTTAGAACCAATGTAATGGGTACTGTAAATCTTTTAAATACGGCAAAGAATCATTGGAAAGACAAAGCAAACCACCTCTTCTATCACGTTTCTACGGATGAAGTATATGGATCTCTAGATGATGGAGGTTATTTCCTTGAAACGACTCCTTATGACCCTCAGTCTCCGTATTCTTCTTCAAAGGCCGCCTCGGACCACTTTGTTAGGGCTTATGCTAATACCTATGGTTTGAAAACAGTAATCTCAAATTGCTCAAATAATTATGGGCCAAATCAATTTCCTGAGAAGCTTATTCCTCTTTGTATTCACAATATCAAGCAGAACAAACCTTTGCCTGTCTATGGAAAAGGTGAAAATATTAGAGACTGGTTATTTGTTGTAGACCATGCAAGAGCCATTGACCTTGTTTTTCATGAGGGGATAACCAATGAGACTTATAATATTGGAGGTTTTAATGAGTGGAAGAACATAGATATTGTAAAGCTGCTATGTGAAATCATGGACCGAAAATTAGGTAGGGATAAAGGTGCTTCAGCACAATTAATTACCTTTGTGAAAGACCGTGCAGGGCATGACCAACGTTATGCAATTGACGCAGATAAAATCAACAAAGAATTGGGTTGGAAACCTAGTCTTACCTTTGAAGTGGGAATTGAAGAAACAGTTGATTGGTACCTTGAGAATGAGACCTGGCTAGATAGCGTTACTTCAGGTGATTACCAAAAATATTACCAACAGCACTATAGTTAA
- a CDS encoding aminotransferase class IV gives MRQFFKNNTINFSEVQELPINRAFLFGDGLFETMVFTNGRIRFHEDHQERANNGCIKLKIDTEPDLNNVSKLLLNTFGKTSTLRIRWNIFRSGIGKYSPMDNKHNEHLVVTDFQASPLVKNKAYISNDIQVNGTPWSGTKTLNALTYVLANIERQEKQMDDVILLDDKGYVSEGGSANIFWVKNNKYYTPSLQTNCIAGIGRKQIINQLKTSGIICQLDTFGKEELMNADQVFVSNVTGISYLQRIDNKIFDTKPESALISLFSF, from the coding sequence ATGAGACAGTTTTTCAAAAATAACACAATTAATTTTAGTGAAGTACAGGAATTACCAATTAATAGGGCATTCCTATTTGGGGATGGACTATTTGAGACAATGGTGTTCACAAATGGACGAATCAGATTCCATGAAGACCATCAGGAACGTGCTAACAATGGGTGCATAAAGCTCAAAATAGATACTGAACCGGACCTAAACAATGTTAGCAAACTGCTATTGAATACCTTTGGCAAAACTTCGACATTACGAATACGTTGGAATATCTTTAGGTCAGGGATTGGAAAGTACAGCCCTATGGATAACAAACACAATGAACATTTGGTAGTAACAGATTTTCAAGCTTCTCCCCTAGTTAAAAATAAAGCTTATATAAGCAATGACATCCAGGTTAATGGTACACCATGGTCAGGGACAAAAACCCTAAATGCCCTCACCTACGTTTTGGCCAATATTGAGCGTCAAGAAAAACAAATGGATGATGTAATTCTTCTCGATGACAAAGGTTACGTTTCAGAAGGTGGAAGCGCTAATATTTTTTGGGTAAAAAATAATAAGTACTATACACCATCCTTGCAGACCAATTGCATAGCAGGTATAGGCCGTAAGCAAATTATAAATCAACTTAAGACCAGTGGAATTATTTGTCAATTGGATACTTTCGGAAAGGAAGAACTAATGAATGCAGATCAAGTCTTTGTAAGTAATGTTACTGGCATTAGTTACTTGCAACGAATCGATAATAAAATTTTCGACACTAAGCCTGAATCTGCACTCATTTCTCTATTTTCCTTCTAA
- a CDS encoding polysaccharide biosynthesis/export family protein gives MKRLVLPVLFFVLITSCISNKRINYLQNLDGNSPIELDEFIPYAQVDYEYVLQPFDIIDVDFASSNQDLLRAFEFQGANASRIGRSGGTSGAMDVFYFSGYSIDKNGYIRIPNLEPIKISGLTEAEAIEKVQESISYYFKDEVQVKLRIGGIRFTTLGEFSQVGPKVILKNRATIFDAISMAGESSILARKNELFLIRQYDGGTKIHQINLNDRQLLASPYYFIQPNDILYLQPMKIRQIGSGENLTASLQLGVSIITAMMFVYGITSGLF, from the coding sequence ATGAAGAGGCTGGTCCTACCGGTTTTGTTTTTTGTTTTAATTACTTCTTGTATAAGTAATAAGCGAATCAATTATCTTCAAAATTTAGATGGGAATTCGCCAATAGAACTTGATGAATTTATCCCTTACGCTCAAGTGGATTATGAGTATGTATTACAGCCTTTTGATATTATAGATGTGGATTTTGCCTCCTCTAATCAAGACCTATTAAGAGCATTTGAATTTCAAGGGGCCAATGCTTCTAGGATTGGGAGGTCTGGAGGTACTAGCGGTGCTATGGATGTGTTTTATTTTTCGGGGTATTCAATAGATAAAAATGGCTATATCAGAATTCCCAATTTGGAACCCATTAAAATTTCAGGGTTGACTGAAGCTGAGGCTATAGAAAAGGTGCAGGAATCAATCAGTTATTATTTCAAAGATGAGGTACAGGTTAAATTAAGAATTGGTGGAATAAGATTTACTACTTTGGGAGAGTTCAGCCAAGTTGGGCCAAAAGTTATATTGAAAAATCGAGCAACTATCTTTGATGCCATATCCATGGCCGGCGAATCAAGCATATTGGCCCGGAAGAATGAATTGTTTTTGATAAGACAATATGATGGAGGAACAAAAATTCACCAAATTAACCTTAACGATAGGCAACTCTTAGCCTCTCCCTATTACTTTATACAGCCCAATGATATTTTATACCTTCAACCAATGAAAATCAGACAAATTGGTTCAGGAGAAAATTTAACTGCAAGTTTACAGCTGGGGGTTTCTATTATCACTGCGATGATGTTTGTTTATGGAATCACCTCAGGACTTTTTTAA